A portion of the Candidatus Pristimantibacillus lignocellulolyticus genome contains these proteins:
- a CDS encoding YlbF family regulator — protein sequence MYDQVQAVATEPGAATLDMASLLLKAYELGDTIIDSAPVADYLYWQSEVANNTEVKEIQREFNKAKELFEECQRFGRFHPNYHEAKDKVKEVEAKLQAIACVRQFKEQEQQLDELLHEVATTIARAVSETIKVPSNEKGAGGGCGSGGSCSCGSGGCG from the coding sequence ATGTATGATCAAGTACAAGCAGTTGCGACTGAACCAGGAGCAGCAACGTTAGATATGGCGTCGTTACTTCTGAAAGCATATGAGCTTGGTGACACTATTATTGATTCCGCTCCAGTTGCTGATTATTTATATTGGCAATCTGAAGTAGCTAACAATACAGAAGTGAAAGAAATTCAACGTGAGTTCAACAAAGCTAAAGAACTTTTTGAAGAATGTCAACGTTTTGGAAGATTCCATCCGAATTATCATGAAGCAAAAGATAAAGTGAAGGAAGTCGAAGCGAAGTTACAAGCGATTGCTTGTGTGCGACAATTCAAAGAGCAAGAACAGCAGTTGGATGAACTATTGCATGAAGTAGCTACGACAATAGCAAGAGCGGTTTCGGAAACTATAAAAGTACCAAGCAATGAAAAAGGCGCCGGTGGTGGCTGCGGTAGTGGTGGTTCTTGTAGTTGCGGTAGCGGTGGCTGCGGCTAA